In Lacrimispora indolis DSM 755, a genomic segment contains:
- a CDS encoding YigZ family protein translates to MRKAYRILYQGGTGEITEKKSRFIAGLKPVETEEEALAFIEETRKRYWDARHNCYAWIIGRGGEEKRLSDDGEPSQTAGKPMMDVLEGEKLVNLCAVVTRYFGGTLLGTGGLVRAYSKAVQEGLKNCTALTVEPAVKLSVTTDYNGIGKIQYLLGQQEITTLGVEYTDRVELTALVPDGALDKVRADITEATSGRAGLHMSGEVYYGIFNKEVILFPG, encoded by the coding sequence ATGAGAAAGGCTTACAGGATTTTGTATCAGGGAGGCACAGGGGAAATAACGGAAAAAAAGTCCCGGTTCATTGCCGGTTTAAAGCCTGTGGAAACAGAAGAAGAGGCGCTGGCTTTTATTGAGGAAACGAGAAAGCGGTATTGGGATGCAAGGCATAACTGCTACGCCTGGATCATAGGAAGGGGCGGGGAGGAAAAGCGCTTAAGCGATGACGGAGAGCCAAGCCAGACCGCCGGAAAACCCATGATGGATGTGCTGGAAGGCGAGAAGCTTGTAAACCTCTGCGCGGTGGTTACCCGGTATTTTGGAGGCACGCTTCTTGGTACGGGAGGCCTGGTAAGAGCTTATTCCAAGGCAGTTCAGGAAGGGCTTAAGAATTGTACGGCTTTGACCGTGGAACCGGCAGTAAAGCTTTCTGTGACTACGGATTACAATGGCATTGGAAAGATCCAGTATCTTCTGGGGCAGCAGGAGATCACGACCCTTGGCGTTGAGTATACGGACCGGGTGGAGCTTACGGCCCTGGTTCCTGATGGAGCTCTGGACAAGGTTCGGGCTGATATTACAGAAGCGACCAGCGGAAGAGCAGGGCTGCATATGTCAGGAGAAGTTTATTACGGCATTTTTAATAAAGAGGTGATTTTGTTTCCTGGATGA
- a CDS encoding transglycosylase domain-containing protein: MNYGKQSTEKKIRSANSKARKYTTKVFLAFLKSLFVLCLFGGIVVASVCFGMAKGIIDNAPEVDIATIVPNEYATTVYDSAGNVTETLVTAGSNREEATYEELPKNLINAFVSYEDSRFWEHNGIDLRSIMRAVKGVLTGDSTAGGGSTITQQLIKNSVFGGGMEKSFGERLERKLQEWFLAVKLDGAMSKEQIITNYLNTINLGNNSLGVKVAARRYFNKNVSDLTLSECAVLAGITQNPSKFNPITGQKANSDKQKVILQYMLDQGYITKEEEDNALSDDVYSRIQNVDTATKETSSPYSYFTDELVEQVKRAMKDQLGYTDTQAHNLLYSGGLSIYTTQDPKLQTIVDEEINNPENYSAARYSIEYRLSVTHKDGTTTHYSQENIKHYHRENGDSGYDGLYNSEEAVQADVDGYKAYLLKEGDTILGESLHKTLQPQASFVLMDQTTGEVKAISGGRGQKTASLTLNRASNTYRQPGSTFKILTAFAPAIDTCGATLGTVYYDSVYTVGNKTFSNWYSSGYQGYSSIRDGIIYSMNIVAVRCLMETVTPQLGVEYAKNFGITSLTDTDYNPALALGGITTGVSNLELTGAFATIANGGVYKKPIFFTKILDHDGKVLIDNTPETHRVLKDSTAFLLTDAMSDSMESSRKFSSAGPSSTSAAAHIPGMSAAGKSGTTTANNDIWFVGFTPYYTAGIWAGCDDNQKLTKQNGGTSFHKAIWRKIMTRVHEGMSDPGFTVPDSIETAQICRKSGKLAVSGICNNDPRGNAVYTEFFAKGTVPTDVCNNHVRATVCSVSHRLPTPYCPERTTAIFMAIPAGEEGATDDSKYAMPGYCTIHSANSIILPPGDDSDSSGGIPQQFGPGYTPQNPGGVTQIPPWGGY, from the coding sequence ATGAATTACGGCAAACAATCAACAGAGAAAAAAATCAGATCTGCCAATTCAAAAGCAAGGAAATACACCACCAAGGTCTTTCTTGCCTTTTTAAAGAGTTTATTTGTGCTGTGCTTATTTGGCGGCATCGTTGTCGCCAGCGTCTGCTTTGGCATGGCAAAAGGTATCATAGACAATGCTCCTGAAGTGGATATTGCAACCATTGTTCCAAATGAATATGCAACAACGGTCTATGACAGTGCCGGCAACGTCACTGAAACCCTGGTAACCGCAGGTTCCAACCGGGAGGAGGCCACCTATGAGGAACTGCCCAAGAATCTTATCAATGCATTTGTTTCTTATGAGGATTCCAGGTTCTGGGAGCACAACGGAATTGATTTGCGTTCCATTATGCGCGCTGTAAAAGGCGTGCTGACAGGCGATTCCACGGCAGGCGGAGGAAGCACCATCACCCAGCAGCTGATTAAAAACAGCGTATTCGGCGGGGGGATGGAAAAGAGCTTTGGGGAGCGGCTGGAAAGAAAGCTGCAGGAATGGTTTTTAGCCGTCAAGCTGGACGGAGCCATGTCCAAGGAGCAGATCATAACCAACTACTTAAATACCATCAACCTGGGCAACAATTCCCTGGGAGTCAAGGTAGCAGCCAGGAGATATTTCAATAAGAATGTATCGGATTTAACCCTGTCAGAATGCGCTGTCCTCGCAGGAATCACCCAGAACCCGTCAAAGTTTAACCCAATCACAGGACAAAAGGCCAATTCGGACAAGCAAAAAGTAATTCTCCAATACATGCTTGACCAGGGATATATTACAAAGGAAGAAGAGGATAATGCCCTGTCCGACGATGTGTATTCCAGAATCCAGAATGTTGACACCGCCACAAAAGAAACTTCCTCCCCATACAGCTATTTTACGGATGAGCTGGTGGAACAGGTCAAACGGGCCATGAAGGATCAGTTGGGGTATACGGACACCCAGGCCCACAACTTACTGTACAGCGGCGGCCTGTCCATTTATACCACCCAGGATCCCAAGCTCCAGACCATTGTAGACGAGGAGATCAACAATCCTGAAAACTATTCCGCAGCCAGATATTCCATAGAATACAGACTGTCAGTTACTCACAAGGATGGAACCACCACCCATTACTCCCAGGAGAATATAAAGCATTACCACAGGGAAAACGGAGATTCCGGGTATGACGGCCTATATAATTCCGAAGAAGCGGTTCAGGCCGATGTGGACGGATACAAGGCTTATCTTTTAAAAGAAGGGGATACCATTCTGGGAGAAAGCCTTCATAAGACGCTGCAGCCCCAGGCTTCCTTTGTTCTCATGGACCAGACAACAGGAGAAGTAAAGGCCATTAGCGGCGGACGGGGGCAGAAAACTGCCAGCCTGACCTTAAACCGGGCCAGCAACACATACCGGCAGCCAGGCTCCACCTTTAAGATCTTAACAGCCTTTGCACCTGCCATTGACACCTGCGGGGCCACCCTTGGAACGGTTTATTACGATTCCGTTTACACGGTAGGCAATAAAACGTTTTCCAACTGGTACAGTTCCGGCTATCAGGGTTACTCCAGCATACGGGACGGAATCATCTATTCCATGAACATCGTTGCCGTCCGCTGCCTGATGGAGACCGTAACACCTCAGCTTGGGGTGGAATATGCCAAGAATTTCGGCATCACCTCTTTAACTGACACGGATTATAACCCGGCCCTTGCCCTTGGCGGAATCACCACCGGTGTCTCCAACTTAGAACTGACCGGCGCCTTTGCCACCATAGCCAACGGAGGGGTTTATAAAAAACCCATATTCTTTACCAAGATTCTGGATCACGACGGCAAGGTGTTAATTGATAATACGCCGGAAACTCACCGGGTATTAAAGGATTCCACCGCATTCCTTCTGACCGATGCCATGTCAGACTCCATGGAAAGCAGCAGGAAGTTTTCAAGCGCGGGGCCAAGCTCCACCAGCGCCGCCGCTCATATTCCAGGCATGTCGGCAGCAGGAAAAAGCGGTACAACCACCGCAAACAATGATATCTGGTTCGTAGGCTTTACCCCCTATTACACTGCCGGTATCTGGGCAGGCTGCGATGACAACCAGAAGCTGACAAAACAAAACGGAGGCACTTCCTTCCACAAAGCTATCTGGAGGAAAATCATGACCAGGGTCCATGAAGGAATGTCTGATCCCGGATTTACGGTTCCTGACAGCATAGAAACCGCCCAGATCTGCCGAAAATCCGGCAAGCTGGCAGTCTCCGGAATCTGTAATAATGACCCCAGAGGCAATGCGGTATACACGGAATTTTTTGCAAAGGGTACTGTTCCCACGGACGTATGCAACAACCACGTACGGGCTACGGTTTGCTCCGTATCCCACCGTCTGCCTACTCCTTATTGTCCGGAGCGGACTACAGCCATATTCATGGCAATTCCTGCGGGAGAAGAAGGGGCAACAGATGATTCCAAATACGCTATGCCAGGCTACTGCACCATCCATTCCGCCAACTCCATCATCCTTCCTCCGGGAGATGATTCAGACTCGTCCGGCGGAATTCCCCAGCAGTTCGGACCTGGATATACGCCCCAGAATCCCGGAGGCGTAACGCAGATTCCTCCTTGGGGAGGTTATTAA
- the purC gene encoding phosphoribosylaminoimidazolesuccinocarboxamide synthase — protein sequence MEKKELLYEGKAKKVYTTEDPDILIVSYKDDATAFNGLKKGTIVGKGAVNNRMTNFIFKKLEAKGVPTHLVKELNDRETVVKKVEIVPLEVIIRNYSAGSFAKKMGMEEGIKFACPTLEFSYKNDDLGDPFINDYYALALELATQEEIDKITEYAFKVNEVLKEYFDGLNIDLIDFKIEFGRYHGQVILADEISPDTCRLWDKDTHEKLDKDRFRRDLGGVEDAYEEVFRRLGIR from the coding sequence GTGGAGAAAAAAGAATTGCTGTATGAGGGAAAAGCGAAGAAGGTTTATACAACGGAAGATCCGGATATATTGATTGTTTCATACAAAGACGATGCCACAGCATTTAATGGCCTTAAAAAAGGCACCATTGTAGGAAAGGGCGCGGTCAACAACCGGATGACCAACTTTATCTTCAAGAAGCTGGAAGCAAAAGGCGTTCCCACCCATCTGGTGAAAGAGTTAAACGACCGTGAGACCGTTGTAAAGAAAGTGGAGATCGTGCCTCTTGAAGTAATCATCAGAAACTACTCCGCAGGAAGCTTTGCCAAGAAGATGGGTATGGAAGAAGGCATAAAATTTGCCTGCCCGACTCTTGAATTCAGTTATAAAAATGACGACTTAGGTGACCCGTTCATCAACGACTATTATGCTTTGGCCTTAGAGCTGGCAACTCAGGAAGAGATTGATAAAATCACGGAATATGCCTTTAAGGTAAACGAAGTACTGAAAGAATATTTTGACGGTTTAAACATTGATTTGATCGATTTTAAGATTGAATTCGGCCGTTATCACGGGCAGGTCATTCTGGCTGATGAGATCTCTCCTGACACATGCAGGCTGTGGGATAAGGATACCCATGAGAAGCTGGATAAGGACCGTTTCCGCAGGGATTTGGGAGGCGTGGAGGACGCATACGAGGAAGTATTCCGCCGTCTTGGCATCAGGTAA
- a CDS encoding cob(I)yrinic acid a,c-diamide adenosyltransferase: MNRGAIQVICGEGKGKTAAALGMGIGALTRNRTVIMIQFLKGCPGRDSFDVMKCLEPEMKIFRFEKSDGFFESLSKEQQEEERRNIRNGLNFAKKVLSTGECDMLILDEILGLLDQKIIEAEELIKLLQSKVDEMEVILTGKVFQKEIEPYVDSILEINHVKVDNTK, translated from the coding sequence ATGAATAGAGGTGCAATACAGGTTATTTGCGGGGAAGGAAAAGGAAAGACTGCAGCCGCGCTGGGTATGGGAATCGGAGCTCTGACCAGGAACAGAACTGTTATCATGATACAGTTCTTAAAAGGCTGCCCCGGCCGGGATTCATTTGATGTAATGAAATGTCTGGAGCCTGAGATGAAAATATTCCGGTTTGAAAAGTCCGATGGTTTTTTTGAAAGCCTATCCAAAGAACAGCAGGAAGAGGAACGGAGAAATATCCGCAACGGCTTAAATTTTGCAAAAAAGGTCTTATCAACAGGGGAATGCGATATGCTGATCCTGGATGAAATTCTTGGACTGCTGGACCAGAAGATCATAGAGGCAGAGGAGCTGATAAAGCTGCTTCAGTCTAAAGTTGATGAGATGGAAGTTATATTAACCGGTAAAGTATTTCAAAAGGAAATAGAACCTTATGTAGACAGTATTCTGGAAATCAACCATGTTAAAGTTGACAACACAAAATAA
- a CDS encoding single-stranded DNA-binding protein gives MSEKMIENNKVSVIGEIISGFTFSHEVFGEGFYMVDVAVNRLSEQADVIPLMISERLIDIEGDYNGLTVEAVGQFRSYNRHEGTKNRLVLSVFVREIHFIEEFTDYTKTNQIFLDGYICKAPIYRKTPLGREIADLLLAVNRPYGKSDYIPCIAWGRNARYASGFSVGTRVKVWGRVQSREYTKKLSETECEKRVAYEVSVSKLECAE, from the coding sequence ATGTCAGAAAAAATGATTGAAAACAACAAAGTGAGCGTTATCGGAGAGATCATCTCCGGCTTCACCTTCAGCCATGAAGTATTTGGAGAAGGATTCTATATGGTGGATGTTGCTGTAAACCGTCTCAGTGAACAGGCAGATGTTATACCGCTCATGATTTCAGAACGCCTTATTGACATAGAAGGGGATTACAACGGCTTAACAGTGGAAGCTGTCGGCCAGTTTCGTTCCTATAACCGTCATGAAGGAACAAAAAACCGGCTGGTGCTTTCTGTTTTTGTGAGAGAAATCCATTTTATAGAAGAATTTACAGACTATACAAAGACCAATCAAATTTTTCTGGATGGATATATCTGCAAAGCTCCCATTTACAGAAAAACACCTTTAGGCAGGGAAATTGCGGACCTGCTCCTTGCGGTTAACCGCCCATATGGAAAATCAGATTACATACCCTGCATCGCATGGGGGAGAAATGCCAGATATGCTTCCGGATTTTCGGTAGGAACAAGAGTAAAGGTTTGGGGTAGAGTCCAGAGCAGGGAATACACCAAAAAATTAAGTGAAACAGAATGTGAAAAAAGAGTGGCCTATGAAGTATCGGTCAGCAAGCTGGAATGTGCGGAATAG
- the typA gene encoding translational GTPase TypA, protein MKMKREDVRNVAIIAHVDHGKTTLVDALLKQSGIFRENQEVMERVMDSNDIERERGITILSKNTAVHYNGTKINIIDTPGHADFGGEVERVLKMVNGVILVVDAYEGVMPQTKFVLRKALELGLSVVTCINKIDRPEARPEEVEEEVLELLMDLDASEEQLDCPFIYASAKAGFAKKELEDEEVDMGPLFRTVIDHIPAPEGDPDASTQLLISTIDYNEYVGRIGVGKVDNGKVRVNQECVIVNHHDPDKFRKVKVGKLYEYEGLNKVEVQEATIGAIVAISGIADIHIGDTLCSPENAEAIPFQKISEPTIAMNFMVNDSPLAGQEGKFITSRHIRERLFRELNTDVSLRVEETDSPDCFKVSGRGELHLSVLIENMRREGFEFAVSKAEVLYRFDERNHKLEPMEIAYVDVPEEFTGAVIQKLTSRKGELQGMSPANGGYTRLEFAIPSRGLIGYRGEFMTDTKGNGIMNTAFDGYAPFKGELSYRKTGSLIAYESGESITYGLFGAQERGSLFIGPGVKVYSGMVIGQNPKAEDIEINVCKTKKLTNTRSSSADEALKLTTPREMSLEQCLDFIDTDELLEITPSNLRIRKKILDPTLRKRSSLNKKSLT, encoded by the coding sequence ATGAAGATGAAAAGAGAAGACGTAAGAAATGTGGCAATCATTGCCCACGTCGATCATGGTAAAACAACGCTGGTGGACGCCCTGCTTAAGCAGAGCGGTATTTTCCGTGAGAACCAGGAAGTCATGGAGCGTGTCATGGATTCCAATGATATTGAGAGAGAGCGGGGAATCACCATTTTATCCAAGAATACGGCCGTTCATTATAACGGGACCAAGATCAATATCATTGATACTCCTGGCCATGCTGACTTCGGCGGCGAGGTGGAACGCGTTTTAAAGATGGTAAACGGCGTAATTCTGGTTGTAGATGCTTATGAAGGCGTTATGCCTCAGACGAAGTTCGTGCTTCGGAAAGCCTTGGAGCTTGGCTTATCCGTAGTGACCTGTATTAATAAGATTGACCGCCCGGAGGCAAGACCTGAGGAGGTGGAGGAAGAGGTATTGGAGCTTCTCATGGACTTAGATGCCAGCGAAGAACAGCTGGACTGTCCCTTTATCTATGCTTCTGCAAAAGCCGGCTTTGCCAAAAAAGAGCTTGAAGATGAGGAAGTTGACATGGGGCCGCTGTTTCGGACCGTAATCGATCATATACCGGCGCCGGAAGGGGACCCGGATGCATCCACCCAGCTGCTCATCAGCACCATTGACTACAATGAGTACGTCGGACGGATCGGCGTAGGCAAGGTGGACAACGGAAAGGTAAGGGTAAATCAGGAGTGTGTGATCGTTAACCACCATGATCCGGATAAATTCCGCAAGGTAAAAGTGGGAAAACTGTACGAATATGAAGGACTTAACAAGGTAGAAGTCCAGGAAGCCACCATCGGCGCCATTGTCGCCATTTCCGGAATTGCAGATATTCACATCGGCGATACCCTCTGTTCTCCGGAAAACGCGGAAGCTATCCCGTTCCAGAAGATATCAGAGCCTACGATTGCAATGAATTTTATGGTAAATGACAGCCCTCTTGCGGGACAGGAAGGAAAATTCATTACATCCCGCCATATCAGGGAGCGCCTATTCCGGGAATTGAATACGGATGTCAGCCTTCGGGTGGAGGAAACCGATTCTCCTGATTGCTTTAAGGTTTCCGGACGCGGGGAGCTTCATCTGTCTGTTCTGATTGAGAACATGAGAAGAGAAGGCTTTGAGTTCGCTGTCAGCAAGGCGGAGGTTTTATACCGCTTTGATGAGAGAAACCACAAGCTGGAGCCAATGGAGATCGCTTATGTTGACGTACCGGAGGAATTTACAGGAGCCGTTATCCAGAAGCTTACAAGCCGTAAGGGAGAGCTTCAGGGTATGAGCCCGGCCAACGGGGGCTATACAAGACTGGAATTTGCCATTCCATCAAGAGGCCTCATCGGATACCGGGGAGAGTTTATGACGGATACAAAAGGAAACGGAATCATGAATACGGCATTTGACGGCTATGCGCCATTTAAAGGAGAATTATCCTACCGCAAGACAGGATCCCTCATCGCGTATGAATCAGGGGAATCCATTACCTATGGTTTGTTTGGCGCCCAGGAAAGAGGAAGCCTGTTTATCGGGCCTGGAGTAAAGGTTTATTCCGGTATGGTTATAGGGCAGAATCCAAAGGCAGAAGACATTGAAATCAATGTTTGCAAGACGAAAAAGCTGACCAACACCCGTTCTTCCAGCGCTGATGAAGCTCTTAAGCTGACCACGCCAAGGGAAATGAGCTTGGAGCAGTGCCTTGACTTTATTGATACCGATGAGCTGCTGGAGATCACTCCTTCAAACCTTCGGATCAGAAAGAAAATATTGGATCCTACCTTGAGAAAAAGGTCATCTCTTAACAAAAAATCATTGACGTAA
- the dapB gene encoding 4-hydroxy-tetrahydrodipicolinate reductase, with translation MIRMIMHGCNGAMGQVVTGIAAEEKNLTIVAGIDPNDAGQNPYPVFPSLEACDAEADVIVDFTSAKAVEGLLEYSVRKKIPVVVCTTGLSEEQMKKLEEAANHVAVLKSANMSLGVNLLMKLVKDAAQVLAAAGFDIEILEKHHNKKLDAPSGTALALADSINEAMDQEYHYVYDRSQVRKARDKKEMGIQSVRGGTIVGEHDVIFAGKDEIVTFHHTAYSKAIFAKGAVSAAKFLAGKAPGLYSMKDVIDS, from the coding sequence ATGATTAGGATGATAATGCACGGCTGTAACGGGGCCATGGGCCAGGTGGTGACCGGGATTGCGGCAGAGGAAAAAAATTTAACCATTGTTGCGGGTATTGATCCCAATGATGCCGGCCAGAATCCGTATCCGGTATTTCCGTCTCTTGAGGCCTGTGACGCGGAGGCGGATGTGATCGTGGATTTTACCTCTGCCAAAGCGGTGGAGGGTCTTCTTGAATACAGCGTAAGGAAGAAAATACCTGTGGTAGTTTGTACCACCGGCCTTTCAGAAGAACAGATGAAAAAGCTGGAAGAGGCTGCAAATCATGTTGCTGTCCTTAAGTCTGCCAATATGTCTCTTGGAGTGAACCTGCTTATGAAGCTGGTAAAAGATGCGGCCCAGGTCCTTGCTGCTGCAGGATTTGACATTGAAATACTGGAAAAACATCACAATAAAAAGCTGGATGCCCCCAGCGGAACAGCCCTTGCCCTGGCAGATTCCATCAATGAGGCCATGGATCAGGAATATCATTATGTTTATGACAGAAGCCAGGTAAGGAAGGCCAGAGACAAAAAAGAGATGGGGATTCAGTCTGTCCGCGGAGGAACCATTGTTGGAGAACATGATGTGATTTTTGCGGGAAAGGATGAGATTGTCACCTTTCATCACACCGCTTATTCCAAGGCTATTTTTGCAAAAGGAGCCGTTTCTGCGGCAAAGTTTCTGGCAGGAAAAGCTCCGGGATTATATTCCATGAAAGATGTAATAGATTCATAA
- the dapA gene encoding 4-hydroxy-tetrahydrodipicolinate synthase: MAIFEGAGVALVTPFKESGEVNYEKLEELVEEQIASGTDSIIVCGTTGEASTMTHEEHLDTIKYVCEVTKKRIPVIAGTGSNCTDTAVYLSKEAESQGADGLLLVSPYYNKATQNGLKAHFKAVANEVKIPIILYNIPARTGINIAAETIADLCLNVENIVGVKEASGNFTAIADLMSLTDGNVDLYSGNDDQIVPMMSLGGKGVISVLSNIAPAQTHEICEAYFKGDVKRSAALQLAAIPLINALFCEVNPIPVKAALNLMGKAAGPMRLPLTEMEPKNQERLKLAMKEYGIL, encoded by the coding sequence ATGGCAATTTTTGAAGGCGCAGGTGTAGCTCTTGTCACACCATTTAAAGAAAGCGGTGAGGTAAACTATGAGAAGCTGGAGGAGCTGGTAGAAGAGCAGATCGCTTCGGGAACTGACTCCATCATTGTCTGCGGCACAACAGGCGAGGCTTCGACCATGACCCATGAGGAGCATTTAGACACGATCAAATACGTATGTGAAGTGACGAAGAAGCGGATCCCTGTTATCGCAGGAACCGGCTCCAACTGCACGGATACGGCGGTTTATCTGTCTAAGGAGGCGGAAAGCCAAGGTGCGGACGGGCTTCTTCTCGTGTCTCCCTACTATAACAAGGCAACTCAGAACGGATTGAAGGCTCACTTTAAAGCCGTTGCCAATGAAGTGAAGATTCCCATTATCCTGTATAATATTCCGGCAAGAACCGGGATAAACATTGCGGCCGAGACCATAGCTGATCTTTGCTTAAATGTTGAAAACATTGTGGGCGTTAAGGAGGCGAGCGGCAATTTTACAGCCATCGCGGATTTAATGAGCTTAACAGACGGCAATGTGGATCTTTATTCAGGCAATGATGACCAGATTGTTCCCATGATGTCCCTGGGAGGAAAAGGTGTTATTTCTGTTCTTTCCAACATTGCGCCTGCCCAGACTCACGAAATCTGTGAAGCTTATTTTAAGGGAGATGTGAAACGCAGCGCCGCTTTGCAGCTGGCAGCCATTCCTCTCATCAATGCCTTATTCTGTGAGGTCAACCCCATTCCTGTTAAGGCTGCCTTAAATCTTATGGGAAAGGCCGCAGGCCCCATGCGTCTGCCCCTTACCGAGATGGAACCTAAGAATCAGGAACGCTTAAAACTAGCCATGAAAGAGTATGGAATTCTGTAA
- the purF gene encoding amidophosphoribosyltransferase — protein MNNEWDFNFEEELHEECGVFGMYDFDGGDVASTIYYGLFALQHRGQESCGIAVSDTEGPMGKVSAHKGMGLCNEVFTPEILENLHGNIGVGHVRYSTAGSSTRENAQPLVLNYLKGTLAMAHNGNLVNAPELRRELEYNGAIFQTTIDTEVIAYHIARERVNAATVEAAVANAMKKIKGAYSLVIMSPRKMIGARDPFGFKPLCIGKRDNAYILVSESCALDTIGAEFIRDVRPGEIVTITKAGIVSDTSLCPEDKSKEARCIFEYIYFARPDSVFDGVSVYHSRMCAGRALAMDSPVEADLVVGVPESGNAAALGYSLQSGIPYGTAFVKNSYVGRTFIKPKQSNRESSVRIKLNVLKEAVMGKRVIMIDDSIVRGTTSALIVNMLREAGAKEVHVRISSPPFLHPCYFGTDIPNEEQLIAHNRTIEEIRIILGADSLSYLRTDRLEEMAEGLPICNACFSGNYPIEPPKEDIRGEYSE, from the coding sequence ATGAATAACGAATGGGATTTTAATTTTGAGGAAGAGTTACATGAGGAGTGCGGCGTATTCGGAATGTACGATTTTGACGGAGGCGACGTTGCTTCTACCATTTATTATGGATTGTTTGCGTTACAGCACAGAGGCCAGGAAAGCTGCGGAATTGCGGTCAGCGATACAGAAGGCCCCATGGGAAAGGTAAGCGCCCATAAGGGGATGGGGTTATGCAACGAGGTCTTTACACCGGAAATTTTAGAAAACCTCCACGGCAACATTGGCGTAGGCCATGTTCGTTATTCGACTGCGGGCAGCAGTACGAGGGAAAATGCCCAGCCGCTTGTACTCAATTACTTAAAAGGGACCCTGGCCATGGCTCATAACGGCAATCTGGTCAATGCACCGGAGCTGAGACGTGAGCTTGAATATAACGGAGCCATATTTCAGACGACCATTGATACAGAGGTGATCGCTTATCACATTGCCCGGGAAAGGGTAAATGCTGCCACAGTCGAAGCTGCAGTGGCAAATGCCATGAAAAAGATCAAGGGGGCTTATTCCCTTGTTATTATGAGCCCGCGTAAAATGATTGGAGCCAGGGATCCTTTTGGATTTAAGCCGCTGTGCATTGGAAAACGTGATAATGCTTATATTCTGGTATCGGAAAGCTGTGCCCTTGATACCATTGGCGCAGAATTTATACGGGATGTCCGCCCGGGAGAGATCGTGACCATAACAAAGGCGGGAATTGTTTCTGATACAAGCCTCTGTCCTGAGGACAAATCAAAGGAAGCCAGGTGTATTTTTGAATATATATATTTTGCAAGGCCGGACAGTGTCTTTGACGGTGTCAGCGTCTATCACTCCAGGATGTGTGCCGGACGCGCTTTGGCAATGGATTCTCCGGTGGAAGCGGATCTTGTGGTTGGAGTACCGGAATCAGGAAATGCAGCAGCACTGGGGTATTCCCTTCAGTCCGGGATTCCTTATGGGACTGCCTTTGTAAAGAATTCCTATGTTGGCAGGACATTCATTAAACCAAAGCAGAGCAACCGGGAATCATCGGTCAGGATTAAGCTCAATGTGCTGAAAGAAGCTGTGATGGGAAAGCGTGTCATTATGATCGACGATTCCATTGTCAGAGGAACCACCAGCGCCCTTATTGTCAACATGCTTCGGGAAGCAGGGGCAAAGGAGGTTCATGTGAGGATCAGTTCCCCTCCGTTTCTCCATCCCTGCTATTTTGGGACCGACATACCCAACGAGGAACAGCTGATCGCACATAACAGGACCATTGAGGAAATCCGGATTATTCTGGGAGCGGATTCTTTATCTTACTTAAGGACTGACCGGCTGGAAGAAATGGCAGAAGGGCTTCCCATCTGCAACGCCTGTTTCAGCGGAAATTATCCCATAGAACCGCCAAAAGAGGATATCCGGGGAGAGTACAGCGAGTAA
- the spoVAE gene encoding stage V sporulation protein AE: MDYVKAFLVGGVICALVQILMDNTKLMPGRIMVLLVVTGSILGAIGIYQPFADWAGAGATVPLLGFGNTLWKGVWKSMGEDGFLGIFKGGFTSSAVGISGALIFGYLGSVIFKPKMKS; encoded by the coding sequence ATGGATTACGTGAAAGCGTTTTTAGTGGGAGGAGTGATCTGCGCTCTGGTGCAGATATTAATGGACAATACGAAATTGATGCCAGGGCGCATCATGGTCCTTCTGGTGGTGACCGGAAGCATTCTGGGAGCAATTGGAATCTACCAGCCCTTTGCCGACTGGGCCGGAGCCGGGGCAACAGTTCCCCTTCTGGGCTTTGGAAACACCTTATGGAAGGGTGTATGGAAGAGCATGGGAGAGGATGGATTCTTAGGGATTTTTAAAGGAGGGTTTACTTCCAGCGCCGTAGGAATCTCGGGAGCATTGATTTTCGGATATTTAGGATCCGTTATATTTAAACCCAAGATGAAAAGCTGA